One Helianthus annuus cultivar XRQ/B chromosome 12, HanXRQr2.0-SUNRISE, whole genome shotgun sequence genomic region harbors:
- the LOC110892677 gene encoding altered inheritance of mitochondria protein 3-like: MDPPPPPPTTGELIPPFIPSSTQPSPNTTIPNTMTDPTQPHDATPTNTTQPITTQEEPTLTFNPSTTIPPFSHFFLGAGQSSSTYSIAPNSTIVHATSTFRPSNQSGFQYSTLPFGQSSGIEGDGYEEGYEDFEGYEEEGYAYMGDGEQGELTYVQGQTQRMPNVGGFQQQQIIPQHIRPRPQGPQVQRPIPLQQVRPQNVQPQFQRPIQHPPMPQQQFQPHVPQGPMQRPMGPIRPRVWLGVPRRHLREHARGIEAHFRPVITHNPSPIVIPHNDQGRTFEVRTNHCKVCRSIRF; the protein is encoded by the coding sequence atggatccaccaccaccaccacccactacgggtgaactTATACCACCATTCATACCATcatccactcaaccttcaccaaataccaccattccaaaCACCATGACCGATCCTACTCAACCTCATGATGCAACACCAACCAACACTACCCAACCCATTACCACCCAAGAGGAACCTACACTCACCTTTAACCCTTCTACTACAATTCCACCATTTTCCCATTTTTTCCTGGGTGCGGGTCAATCATCTTCAACCTATTCAATAGCACCAAACTCAACCATTGTCCATGCCACTTCTACTTTTAGACCATCGAACCAGTCGGGTTTTCAATATtcgactcttccatttgggcaatcttcgggtATAGAGGGAGATGGATATGAAGAAGGATATGAAGATTTTGAGGGTTATGAGGAAGAAGGATATGCATATATGGGTGATGGGGAACAAGGAGAACTTACTTACGTGCAAGGGCAAACTCAAAGAATGCCAAATGTTGGTGGGTTTCAACAACAACAAATTATACCACAACATATTcggccaaggccacaagggccacAAGTGCAACGTCCtataccattgcaacaagttcgtcCACAAAATGTACAACCACAATTCCAAAGGCCAATCCAACACCCaccgatgccacaacaacaatttcaacccCATGTACCACAAGGGCCTATGCAAaggccaatgggtcctattcgtccAAGGGTTTGGTTGGGTGTGCCAAGAAGGCATCTTAGAGAACATGCGAGAGGCattgaagcgcattttaggccGGTAATCACTCACAATCCTTCGCCGATAGTTATTCCTCACAATGATCAAGGGAGGACCTTTGAAGTGAGAACTAATCATTGCAAAGTTTGCCGAAGTATAAGGTTCTAG